The sequence ACAATAtcaaactactaagtttacaccacttaCTCCAactttataagtttacacccaAAATACCCTTTACTTGTAAATAGGAATTCCTTATTTATAAGTTATTGTCTTCAATTTTAAAAGAGATTCCTTCTTCATATCCAAATCCAACCCATATTTCGACAACTGATACTTTGATCTACTCAAAGATGGAGTGTTCTTCCCCAAGTGATCATCCTAGGAATAGGGATTGGTGAAGCAGATTCAAACCTCTCAACATGAATAAATTGACTCAATCGGATCTTATCACTTGTTATTGATTTTGCTtagtttgatttgtattttttgtgttgAATTGGGTAATTGACATAATCAGCGAATCaaataattatttgtttaaaaaaaggGTACAATCATgtgattttttattacaaaaatcGGGATAATACTGTTGATTATTGATAACAAAATCGGACAGTCATGTTGATTATTGATAATAAAATCGGGATGATTGtgctgattttttttcatttaagaATATATCGGACATTTCATACAGTGATATATgtgaataaaaaattctaaaaatggtgtaaacttaatacTTTTGTGGGGCACAAAATAATTGTAAAACCCATTatttccaaaaataaaaataaaagtttaATATTGTAGGTTTTCGATTAGGGTAGGATACAAACTCTGGTGTCCTATACGTCTTCTacagtttcttctttttctacgGCGCTCCCAGTCAACCGAGAACAGTGAAAGAAGGTAAAATACGGAAGAAAGGCACGATCgcgctctctgtctctctctcgtTTGTCAACTTCTCTGCGAAGCAAAAGCGCCAAATAAAAAAATGGCGGCTTTGTTTTCCCCCTCTTTTCAAAATCCTTCTTGAAAAGCAAAAACCGGATCCTcaattttccctcttttttaGTCTTTTGGCGCTTCAATTCTCAAAACCGTAAGAAACCCAAATCTATTTTTCGAATTCAAATCGTGCAAATCCTGGAGCCAGTGAATTCTACCATTATCAGCTGTCTTTCCGTTCGTAAAATTATCTATTCGGTATTGATTGAAATCGGGAGGCTCGCCTCTCTTTCTATTACCCTAATGGAGACCATTGTCTCTAAAGCCCTCCAGGAGGACTCTGATCGCATGGAGTCTGTTGTTTCTTGCCCGAATTTTGATGGGTCTTCTCCAATTTCGCCTTCAATCGTTGTTTCAGTTGAAGCAATTGATGGGTCTGCTTCCTCTCTGCAAATGGAAACCCTAGACGGTGATTCTATTAGGTCTTCACCTTCGAGCCCTGATAGGGTTTTGGCGATTTCTTCGGGAGTTCCTGATTCTGATGAAAACCTTGGTGGGTCTTCACTTGTTGAAACCCTAGCTGATCAATCTTTGGTTTCTTTACCGCCAAATCCAATTGGGTCGCCGCAATCTGCTCCTTTTTCATCATCTAATGACGGTGTCTCTTCATCCTCTTCCGAAATCGAGAACCTAGATGGTCATACTTTGGTCCCATCAGTGTGGAAACCGACCGAGCCTGCTCTTCTGGAAGCCCAAGACTGCTCAGCAAGCCCAAAGATGTCTTCATGGACGGTGGCTCAGCATCCACTAAGGTGGCCTCTTCAAAGAGTCAATCCAATTCGTTGGTCGTCTTTGCGGAGAGAGCTCCAGAAAGATGATTCAGACCAACCATTATGTCTTCTAGACAATGGCGATGAATTAAACCCTTCTGAAGACTGTATACTCCTGAACAGTTTTAATGACCGTCCAGGGTATGTGCAGAGGCGTATAACCTCCCAATGGCCTCATCATTGGAGTCCATGGGAAAGCAGAAATCGATTTTGCCTTGAAACAAAGCCTACTGGGGTGGTATGTTCCATATAATTTCATGTTGTGCTACGTATATTTCTTGCGTAGTCTTATGTGCCTTgacgatttttttttctgtcaggGTGCTGGGCTTGAAAATCTCGGTAATACTTGCTTCCTCAATGCAATCCTGCAATGCTTCACACACACTGTGCCTTTTTTACAGCATCTTCGATCTTACAGTCATGAAATGCCGGATGATTGTAAGAACTTTTTAAAAACTTAATTGTTCATTATCATTTACATGTTGTCATTAATTTCTCAGTAGTCCGTATGCTTTACCTGAACTTTCTATATTGCTTTATAACATGGGAAACTGCAAAATTTTCAGGCACTAATGACGGATTCTGTGTAATATGTGCTTTGCGCGAGCATGTTGATCTTGCCCTAGCCTCCTCAGGGAAGAGCATATCACCTTTGAAATTAGTTGACAATTTGAATTGTATCCTCTTATgtactttttttgtttatttttttctttacatatatgtgaattttttttttgcttcatgCTTAATTATAACTCGAATGCGTGTGATAAGTTATATCTGTTGACATGCTAAATTATTGCTTGAATGCGCTATGAGTTTATCATGTGAGGAGAGTTCTATCttcattttttcttaaaaaacttTTTGTATACAATTTGTCATCCTTGATCAGAAGTCATCAGACTTTTCATCTACATTCCAGAGAAACCAGCAGGAAGATGCTCATGAATTCCTGCAATGCTTCCTAGAAAAACTTGAGAGAAGTTGTTTGAATTCAAAGGCAAGTGGTGAGAGTTTGCCTTCAAAAGATGATAACATAGTGGATCAAGTTTTTGGTGGTCGTCTTGTGAGCAAGGTATGAATGTAGATTATCTCTATTGTTCTTTGTCTTGACTGTATTGTGTATCAGTATTAAATTGTTTGCACTCTTCTAACCAATAACAACTGACTCTGTTATCATGTTATCCTAAATCACAGCTGCAGTGTTGCAACTGCGGAGACTATTCTGACAAATATGAGCCCATGATTGACCTAAGCTTGGAGATTGAAGATGTGCATACCCTCTTGAGCGCTCTGGATTCTTTTACTAGGGTGGAAAAGATTGAAGATCCAGAAGCTAGGATTAAATGTGAGAAATGTAATGAAATGGCATCAAGGGAGAAGCAGCTGATGCTGGACCAGGCCCCTAAGGTTGCTGCACTCCACTTGAAGAGATTTAAGACGAATGGTTGCTTTGTTCAGAAGATTGACAAGCATGTGGAGTTCCCACTGGAACTAGACCTGAATCCCTACACCAGTGGACATCTTCTAGATAATGACGTGAGTAACAGGTTATGAGCTccttatcaaaataaaaatcagtgGATAACAAGGAAACATTAATTAAGTTGAAGAAGATAGTCATTTTTCGTTAAAATTGCCATGGAAAGAATATAATACTTAATTGAAATAGTCTTCT is a genomic window of Tripterygium wilfordii isolate XIE 37 chromosome 16, ASM1340144v1, whole genome shotgun sequence containing:
- the LOC119980412 gene encoding ubiquitin carboxyl-terminal hydrolase 20-like isoform X2, producing the protein METIVSKALQEDSDRMESVVSCPNFDGSSPISPSIVVSVEAIDGSASSLQMETLDGDSIRSSPSSPDRVLAISSGVPDSDENLGGSSLVETLADQSLVSLPPNPIGSPQSAPFSSSNDGVSSSSSEIENLDGHTLVPSVWKPTEPALLEAQDCSASPKMSSWTVAQHPLRWPLQRVNPIRWSSLRRELQKDDSDQPLCLLDNGDELNPSEDCILLNSFNDRPGYVQRRITSQWPHHWSPWESRNRFCLETKPTGVGAGLENLGNTCFLNAILQCFTHTVPFLQHLRSYSHEMPDDCTNDGFCVICALREHVDLALASSGKSISPLKLVDNLNYFSSTFQRNQQEDAHEFLQCFLEKLERSCLNSKASGESLPSKDDNIVDQVFGGRLVSKLQCCNCGDYSDKYEPMIDLSLEIEDVHTLLSALDSFTRVEKIEDPEARIKCEKCNEMASREKQLMLDQAPKVAALHLKRFKTNGCFVQKIDKHVEFPLELDLNPYTSGHLLDNDVELKYQLHAVVVHRGYYSTSGHYFCYIRSDLGTWHQLDDSMVYTATEEFVLSQNAYILFYAREGTPWFSKFWESQKPSLDFGSFNTSPKSVLDDVDGESTMHSNSAKLGNCTSYKSIDSAEENLTNLSCRSKQEEEIKDTEDVIATWFNAEPGLNGASHSCNESGGDSLMVDALVPPSTTDGCEQILGDDFCSTHSLEENDCTQDPDTGVKIEGLLPSTRLKSRSLDVNHGGSSESNFRLHGHLKVGKQSTNKKPLRKSRKHSEKVEAFRYLNRCGNSSRKTAFMAALR
- the LOC119980412 gene encoding ubiquitin carboxyl-terminal hydrolase 20-like isoform X1; its protein translation is METIVSKALQEDSDRMESVVSCPNFDGSSPISPSIVVSVEAIDGSASSLQMETLDGDSIRSSPSSPDRVLAISSGVPDSDENLGGSSLVETLADQSLVSLPPNPIGSPQSAPFSSSNDGVSSSSSEIENLDGHTLVPSVWKPTEPALLEAQDCSASPKMSSWTVAQHPLRWPLQRVNPIRWSSLRRELQKDDSDQPLCLLDNGDELNPSEDCILLNSFNDRPGYVQRRITSQWPHHWSPWESRNRFCLETKPTGVGAGLENLGNTCFLNAILQCFTHTVPFLQHLRSYSHEMPDDCTNDGFCVICALREHVDLALASSGKSISPLKLVDNLNYFSSTFQRNQQEDAHEFLQCFLEKLERSCLNSKASGESLPSKDDNIVDQVFGGRLVSKLQCCNCGDYSDKYEPMIDLSLEIEDVHTLLSALDSFTRVEKIEDPEARIKCEKCNEMASREKQLMLDQAPKVAALHLKRFKTNGCFVQKIDKHVEFPLELDLNPYTSGHLLDNDQVELKYQLHAVVVHRGYYSTSGHYFCYIRSDLGTWHQLDDSMVYTATEEFVLSQNAYILFYAREGTPWFSKFWESQKPSLDFGSFNTSPKSVLDDVDGESTMHSNSAKLGNCTSYKSIDSAEENLTNLSCRSKQEEEIKDTEDVIATWFNAEPGLNGASHSCNESGGDSLMVDALVPPSTTDGCEQILGDDFCSTHSLEENDCTQDPDTGVKIEGLLPSTRLKSRSLDVNHGGSSESNFRLHGHLKVGKQSTNKKPLRKSRKHSEKVEAFRYLNRCGNSSRKTAFMAALR